The DNA segment GCAACTTCGCATCGTTCCTGACGTGGATGCAGGAGAAGAAGACGCCGGTTTTCATCGCCGCGACGGCGAACGACATCGACCGCTTGCCGCCCGAGTTCATCCGCAAGGGCCGCTTCGACGAGGTGTTTTTCGTCGATCTGCCGAGCGAGGAAGAACGCAAGGAGATCTTCCGCATCCACTTCAAGAAGAAGAAGCAGGTGCCGAGCGAAACGTCGCTCGACGGCCTCGCGAAATCGACCAAGGGCTACACCGGCGCGGAGATCGAGCAGGCGCTGATCTCGGCGCTCTACGAATGTTTTTCGAAAAACCGGCCGCTTGCGTTGGAAGACATCTACCGGGCGATCGGCAACATGGTGCCGCTGTCCGTGACAATGAAAGAGGACATCACCAAGGTGAAACGCTGGGCCGACAACCGCGCGGTGCGCGCCAACACCGGCGAGCCGTAAGCGCATGTCCGTCATCTACATTGTGCTGCCGCTGGCGATTCTCTTCGCCGCGGGATTCGTCGGCGCGTTCATCTGGGCGACGCGCCGCGGGCAGTTCGACGACACCAAGACGCCGGCCATGCGGATTCTTCACGAAGACGACGATGTGAAGCGCAAGCGCTGACGGAGATGAGGCGCGGCTGCCCCCGGCTGTGCTTGTTGGCGTCGCGCGCGGATCAGCCCTTGATATGACGCCGGAAGAAACCCGCGATCTCCGGTTTCGACAATTCGCTCTTGGCCGCCATCATCACCATATTCTCAAGTTCCGGCTCGTCACATTGGATTTCGACCCCGTTGATCCCCAGAAACGTCAGCGCGCAGATGAGGCCGGTCCTTTTGTTGCCGTCTAAAAACGGGTGATTCGAGACGATGTGATAAAGATACGCGGCGGCCATTTCAAAGTGGTCGGCATGAAGCCATTCGGCGCCGAACGACGCGGATGGCTGCGCTAAAGCCGATTCCAGCAACCCCATGTCTCGAATCCCGTCCAGACCGCCGAAACGGGCAAGCTGCGTGGCGTGAATATCGAGCACGTCGTCGATGTCAAGAAACTCCGGACTCATTTCGCGAGCTTCCGCAACGTGGCCTCATGCGTGTCCATCACGCGCTTTGCGATCTGCCGCACCCGTGTGCGATGCGTCGCCTGACGGATCGGACGTACGACAAGCCCGTCCCCGTCCGTCGTCAGCTCCAGCGGCGTGTCCTGATCGATCTTCAGCAGGTCGAGGATTGGGCGGTCGAGAATGAGCGCCAGGCTGTTGCCGTGTTTCGAAAGCGTCTTGATCATCGTGGCCTCCGGTAAGTGGAGTCTAACAATGGATATACAATGTAGGCCCGTTGAAATCAAGCAGTTGCCAACTCCGAGAGCGAGGAAAAAAAATTTCTCAGGGGGCTTGACGGGCGCGACCGGGAAATTTATATTTGCACAGTGACGCAAATATGAAAGTGTCGTCACGACGCGAAAGGACCCCGATGCCCCGCAAGAGTCCGATTCACCCGCTGCGCGATCACCTGGCGCCCGATCTGTTCAAGGCTCTGGGCGACCCCAACCGGCTCGCGCTGCTCTCGCGACTTGCCGAGTGCCGCCGCGAGTGCACGGTGAGCGAACTCGCCGAATGCGTGAAGGTCGATCTGTCCGTGGTGTCGCGGCATCTGGCGCAACTGCGCGCCGTGGGCGTGCTCGAGGCCGAGAAGATCGGCAAACAGGTCCATTACCGACTGAACTGCAACCGCCTGGCGGCGACGCTGCGTTCGATCGCCGACGCGCTCGACGCGTGCTGTCCGCCGCGAAAACCCGAACCATCGAAAGGATGAATTCATGAGCTCGAATCCCGAAACCAAGTCCGCCGCCTCGTCCGCCGACGAGGTGCGCCGCGAAGTCTCCCGCGCGTACGCCGACGCCGTCACGGGTCGAAAGATCGAGACCGCGAAGCAAAATCGCGTGTTCGCCGCCATCGCCGGATACGACGGCGAAGAACTCTCGTCCCTCCCCGCCGACGCCGTGCAAAGCTCGTTCGGCTGCGGCAATCCGCTCGCTTTCGCGGGTGTGCGCGAGGGGCAGACCGTCGTCGATCTCGGCAGCGGCGCGGGCATCGATCTGCTCATCGCGTCGCGCATGGTCGGGCCGACGGGCCGCGTGATCGGCGTGGACATGACCGACGAAATGATCGAGCGCGCGCGGGCGAACGTCGCCGAGGCGGGCGCGACGAACGTCGAGATCCGCAAGGGCGTGATCG comes from the Deltaproteobacteria bacterium genome and includes:
- a CDS encoding AbrB/MazE/SpoVT family DNA-binding domain-containing protein, translating into MIKTLSKHGNSLALILDRPILDLLKIDQDTPLELTTDGDGLVVRPIRQATHRTRVRQIAKRVMDTHEATLRKLAK
- a CDS encoding winged helix-turn-helix transcriptional regulator, with protein sequence MPRKSPIHPLRDHLAPDLFKALGDPNRLALLSRLAECRRECTVSELAECVKVDLSVVSRHLAQLRAVGVLEAEKIGKQVHYRLNCNRLAATLRSIADALDACCPPRKPEPSKG
- a CDS encoding type II toxin-antitoxin system death-on-curing family toxin, with the protein product MSPEFLDIDDVLDIHATQLARFGGLDGIRDMGLLESALAQPSASFGAEWLHADHFEMAAAYLYHIVSNHPFLDGNKRTGLICALTFLGINGVEIQCDEPELENMVMMAAKSELSKPEIAGFFRRHIKG
- the ccoS gene encoding cbb3-type cytochrome oxidase assembly protein CcoS, producing MSVIYIVLPLAILFAAGFVGAFIWATRRGQFDDTKTPAMRILHEDDDVKRKR